The genomic region CAATCCGGCGGTCATTACCTCTGCGGGCGGAAACCCTAACCTTCTGCGCGATGGTGGTATCAACGGTACCGGCTACGTCAACAACACTTCCGGCGATGCTGGCTATTCTACCCAGCTGGATGCCTACGACACGGCCATGGGCACGGCGGTAGATTTCGATCCGAGCGCCGGCGTCGATAGCAATTCCAGCATCATGGATTTTGCATCGAACTCGGTCGGCTGGGTGGAAAGCGAACGCAGTGCCGCATCGACTGCAGCCGAAAATACTGCAGCGTCTTCGTCTCGCTCGACCGAAGCCTATTCGAACGGAACGGGGGTCAACCTCGACGAAGAACTCACTTTGATGATGGACATCGAGCAATCCTACAAGGCCGGCACAAAAATCCTGAGCGCGGTCAACGATATGCTCACTGCCCTTCTTCAACTGAACTGACGGGTTAAGCCATGAAACTCTCCGCCATCTCAAGCAGTGCCATTCAGAACGCCATGCGGCTGACGATCAAGCAGTCGCAGAACGAGATGACCAAGGCCTCCCTGGAAGCAACGACTGGCGTCTATGCCGACATGGGCGTATCGCTGGGTGGCAACATCTCGCAGAGCATCGACATGACGCGCGACGTTTCCCGTCTCGACTCGATCATGGCCAGCAATTCCACGGCGGCGGCGCGCATGACCGCGACGCAAAAAGGGCTTGCGGATATGACGAGCCAGTCGCAGACATTTCTGGACCAGCTGGTCGCCCTACAGGGTAACCAGGATGGAAGCAGCATCGCGCTCTCCCAGACGACGGCGACGTCGACGATCTCCTCTTTCGTCGCCGACGCAAACACGCAGCTGAACGGCCAGTACATCTTTGCCGGCACCAATACCGACGTTCAGCCCGTCACCGATCAGACCACGGCCGCAACGGCAGCAATACAGTCGGCATTGACAGACTACATGGCAGCCCAGTCACCACCGGTGACTGCCAAGAGCGACCTGACTGCCGACCAGATGAATGATTTCATCAGCACCAAGGTGCAGCCGATGTTCCTGGACGACACGTCGCCGGCTCCGAACTGGAGCAGCTGGTCGAGTGCTTCCGACCAGAACATGACAAGCCGGATCAACAACTCCGAGGTGGTCGAGACTTCGACCAACAGCAACTCTTCCGGCATGCGCTACATGGCGTTGGCGGGCACGGTCGCCAAGGCGCTGATGGGAACCGATATCAGCAAGGCGGCGCTGAACGCGGTGACGACGAACGCCATCAGCTACGCCCGCCAGGGCATCGACGGAATGAATGCGCAGGCCAGCCAGCTTGGCCTGTCGCAGTCCCGGGTTACCAAGGCGAACGACGCCATCGGTGCCCAGAAGGACATCATCAACAACCGGATCGTCGACCTCCAGGGTGTCGATCCGTACGAGGCATCCACCAAGGTTAACAGTTTGGAAACCCAGCTGCAGACTGCCTACACCATCGTTTCGAAAATTCAGCAGTTGAGTCTCGTAAATTACCTCTGATGATCAGAGGGCGTAATGACCAGGAAGGATGCATGAATGTATCAGTTCTCATATGCAGAAATCATGCAGGACGCAGTCGCCGACGCCAAGGAGCGGGAACGCCAGGTCCTTGATCGGTCGGTCGCTCTTCTGACGGCTGCAATGCAAAAAGAAAAATACGGTCGAGAATCGATCGAGGCACTTTTTTACACAAGACGTGTCTGGGTTGCCTTCATCGAGGATCTCAAGAACCCCGAAAATCAGCTTGATGTTACCCTGCGTGCCAACCTCATCTCTATCGCCATCTGGATCTTGAAGGAATGCGACAGGATCAGGCGACGGAAGTCGACAAACTACCAGGGCATCATCGACGTCACAACCATCATCAGGGATGGACTTAAATGAAAAGTACACTTCGCATATCGCTTAAAGCCGGCGAACGGATCTTCATCAACGGAGCCGTGCTGCGCGTCGACCGGAAGGTCGCTCTCGAATTCCTGAACGACGTGACATTCCTTCTGGAAAACCACGTTCTCCAGCCCGAGGACGCAACGACCCCCTTGCGCCAGCTCTACTTCATCGCCCAGATGATTCTGATCAATCCGGAAGGCAAGGACCAGTCGACGGTACTGTTCCGCAAGTCGATCGTCATGCTGCTCAGCTGCTTCAAGAATGAAGAAGTCCTGGCAGAACTGAAGCGCATCGACGGGCTGGTCGCGACCGGCAAGGCATTCGACGCGTTGAAGTCTATCCGCGGCCTCTACGTCGTTGAAGACAGCATCCTGAACAGCCCGGAAATGCCGGCTGCGACGATCGAGCAGATCCGCCGAGAAATCGCACCATGGCGGTAACACCAGTCAGCACCGTCGCAGGTGCTACCGCGACGGGGGCCACGGCAACTGCCACCGCCACGGGGACAAGCAGCGCCGCAGCAACCAACGCGACGACTGCGGCGGCAAGCGCATCGCTGAACTACAACGACTTCCTTCAGCTGCTGATTGCCCAGATGAAGACGCAGGATCCGACGTCACCGATGGACGCCAGCGCGCAGATTTCGCAGCTCGCCAGCTTCTCGCAGGTGGAACAGCAGATCAAGACGAACGCCCATCTGGAAACTGTTTTGTCGAACCAGATGCTGTCTCAGGCGGCAAGCTACGTCGGCAAGACGATCGTCAGCGCCGATGCCACGGTGACCGGCGTCGTCAAGGAAGTCAGCGTCTATTCGGACGGCATCCTTGCAATTACCGCAGCCGGCGATAAGGTCCTCATACAGCCGGGAATCAGCGTCACCGACGGAACGGTGACGAAACCGACAGGCACAAGCACGACGACAGACACTGCCTCGACAGCCAAATAAGGCTTTCGATCTGGCTTCAGTCAGTCCTGGTGTGGAGGTCCACTGAAACCCGAAATATATTGGCACGGTCGCGGCTGGCGAGCGTGCCTTGAACACAGGAAATTGGCCGAGATGAACGAAGCCGATGCATTGGATATCTTTCAGGCGGCGATCTGGACCGTGCTGATCTCGGCAGGCCCTGCGGTTGCCGCTGCGATGATCGTGGGCATTGTCATCGCCCTTGTCCAGGCGCTGACGCAGGTGCAGGAAGCGACCTTGACGTTCGTGCCGAAGATTGTCGCTGTCTTCGTGACGATCGGCATCACGGCGCCGTTTGTCGGTTCGCAGATCGGCATTTTCACCAATCTGGTCTTTTCACGTATCCAGTCAGGCTTCTAGGCCACGGACTCATTAGTTGAGGCGATCCATATCCTCGTCGCGACAAGCTTGAGGGCGGCCATGTAATTATCAGCGCGCCGGTCGTATCGCGTCGCGAGGCCTCGCATCTGCTTGATACGGTTGAAGAACCGTTCCACGAGATTGCGCTGACGGTAGACCCAGCGGTTGAAGCTGAATGTCTGCTTTCGATTGGCCTTTGCAGGGATATTCGCCCAGCACTTGCGTTGCTTGGCAAAGTTACGAATTGCGTCGGTGTCATATGCCTTGTCGGCGAGGATCGTCGCGCCGGGCCGCAGGTCGCTCAACAGCTTTTCAGCCATCGGTGCATCGGCGGCTTGGCCGGCGGTGAGTTCAAGCCGAACCGGTCTGCCATCTGCATCGACAAGAGCGTGGATCTTTGTCGTCAGGCCGCCGCGCGAACGTCCCATGCAAGGATCGGCAGATCCCCCTTTTTAGCGTTGGCACCATGCTGGTGAACGCGAACACAAGAACTGTCGATCATCACGATGTCTCCATCGTAACGCTTTGAAACGGCGTCCAGAAGACGATCCCAGACGCCCGCCTTGCGCCATCGGGAGAACCGATTGTAAAGCGTCGTGCGCGGGCCATAACGCTCCGGCACATCTCGCCAAGACGAACCAGTCCTGAAACGCCACAGGATGCCGTTGATCACCCGGCGGTCATCGACACGTTCAATTCCACGGCTATTGTTCGGCAAAAGAGGTGCAATGATAGCCCATTCTTCGTCGCTCAATTCATGACGGCGCATGGCAATCTCCTTTCAAGGAGATTGAATCACACACCGTCAATAAGATGAACCCCGTTTATGGGGACACTGCCTAGCAGAGCCAGGTCGGCCGGCAGGCGCGTGAGCCATCCTCGCGCAAGCTTCATCCCGTAACTCGACAGGAGAATACGGCAAGCGGCTCGTCCGCCGGCCTCCTCTCATGAAGAGACGGACCTGAAGAATGGCGTTACCTCCTTCGCTACCCCTGCCGAAAGTCGCCCCGAATTTCCGCGACGTGGGATTTGCCGTCGGCATCGTCTCGATGCTGTGCATCCTGTTTCTGCCGATCCCGCCTTTCCTCATCGACATGGGCCTGGCTTTCTCGATCGCGCTGTCTGTTCTCATCCTGATGGTGGCGCTTTGGATCCAGAAGCCGCTCGAGTTTTCGTCTTTCCCGACCATCCTGCTGATTGCCACGATGACCCGGTTGGCGCTCAATATTGCCACGACCCGCGTGATCCTTTCCCACGGCTATGAAGGTGATCATGCCGCTGGCGGCGTCATCGCCGGTTTCGCCAATCTAGTCATGGCCGGCGATTTTGTCATCGGACTGATCGTCTTTCTCATCCTTATCACCATCAACTTCATCGTCATCACCAAGGGTGCCACGCGTATCGCCGAAGTCGGCGCCCGTTTTACCCTTGATGCCATCCCCGGCAAGCAGATGGCCATCGACGCCGACCTTTCGGCCGGCCTGATCGACGAGCGCGAAGCACAGCGCCGGCGCAAGGAGCTGGAAGAGGAGAGTTCCTTCTTCGGCGCGATGGACGGTGCGTCGAAGTTCGTGCGAGGCGATGCCGTCGCCGGACTGATCATCACCTCGATCAACATCTTCGGCGGCATCATCATCGGCTATTTCCGCCATGGCATGCCGATCGGCCAGGCGGCGGATGTGTTCGTCAAGCTTTCGGTCGGTGACGGCCTTGTGGCGCAGATGCCGGCGCTGATCATCTCGCTTGCAGCCGGCCTGCTCGTTTCGCGCGGCGGCACGTCAGGATCCACTGACCAGGCCGTCGTCAACCAGCTGAGTGGCTATCCTCGTGCCCTCGGCGTTGCCTCCGGCATGATGTGCCTGCTGGCTATCATGCCCGGACTTCCGTTTATCCCGTTCATCACGCTTGGCGGCATCATGGGTGCCGGCGCCTGGTTCATCCCGCGCCAGGCAGAGGCGCTGAACAAGCTCCGCCGCGACGCCGAAGAACAGAAAGTCAGTCAGTCCAAGGATCTCGAGAAGGATTCGGTCAAGAACGTTCTCAAGACCTCCGAAATCGAACTGGCACTCGGCAAGATCGTCTCGACACGACTGCTTGGCGCGCATCAGGAGCTGGCATTCCGCGTCGGCAAGATGCGCAAGAAGTTCGCGTCGCAATACGGTTTCGTGGTGCCGGAGATCAAGGTCACCGACGACATCTCCATTGCCGACAAATCCTACCAGATCCGAATACACGGCACGACCATCGCCTCCAACCTGCTCCGGGTCGGCGAAGTCCTGGTGGTCACCGGCGCCGGCCGCAAGCCGACCGTGCCGGGCGACGACATTCGTGAACCGGCCTTCGGCATGCCGGCCGTCTCGGTTCTCGAAGCTTTCACGGAAGATCTGAAGCGCGAAGGCTTCCAGCCGATCGACAACGTCTCGGTGGTGCTGACCCATATGAGCGAAGTCATCCGCAACAACCTGCCGGCGCTGCTGTCCTACAAGGACGTCAAGATCCTGATCGATCGCCTCGACCCGGAATACAAGAAGCTCGCCGACGAGATCTGCTCGTCGCACATGTCCTACTCCGGCCTGCAGGCCGTGCTGAAGCTGCTGCTTGCCGAGCGTGTGTCGATCCGCAACCTGCATCTCATCCTCGAAGCAGTCGCCGAACTCGCGCCGCACGTGCGCAAGACCGAGCAGATCGTCGAGCACGTCCGGGTTCGTATGTCGCAGCAGCTCTGCGGCGACCTTGCCGACAATGGTGTACTGCGCGTCCTGCGGCTGGGCTCGAAATGGGATCTGGTGTTCCACCAGGCGCTGAAGCGCGATCCGAAGGGCGAAATTATCGAGTTCGACATCGATCCGCGCAATCTCGAGGAATTCAGCGAACAGGCGACGCGAGTTATCCGTGAATTCATGGACAAGGGCCTGCCTTTCGTACTTGTCACGTCGCCGGAAACACGCTCCTATGTGCGCATGATCATCGAACGCCTGTTTGCGACGCTGCCTGTCCTGTCGCATGTGGAATTGGCCAAAGGAATCGAGATCAAGATTCTGGGCGCTATTTCATGATTACAGACCCTCAGGGGACCGTCCTCGCACTCTTTTTGTGCTTCTGTCGCATCGGCGGCTGCGTGATGGTTCTCCCGGGGTTTTCGTCGGCCCGCGTGCCGCAGCAAATTCGCGTGCTGCTTGCCGTTGCCCTGTCGATGGCGGTGCTGCCGGTGCTGTGGGATACGATCTATCCGAAGGCCTCGGTCGCCGGGCCGCAATATGTGATGCTGATCGCCACCGAATCGCTCATTGGCGTGATGTACGGAATGATGGCCAGGCTCTATACGTTGGGGTTGCAATTCGCCGGGACGATCATCGCCATGATGATCGGCCTCACATCCCCGGGCGGTGCCGATCCAGTCGAAGACGGTAGCGAAACCGCCATTTCCGGCGTGATCACATTCTGCGGCCTGATGATTCTTTTCATCATGGATTTTCACCACTACATTTTCCGGGCGTTGATCGACTCCTACACGCTGATCCCCTTCGGCGGTCATATCGAGATGCAAGCGACGCTGATCTCTTTTACCGATACCCTGCAGGCGACCACCTACATCATGCTGCGGCTTGCCAGCCCTTTTCTGATCTACGGCCTGATGTTCCAGGTTTCGATCGGCTTCATCAACAAGCTCGCACCGCAGATCCCGGTCTACTTCATCTCTACGCCCTATCTGCTGATGGGCGGACTTTTCATGCTCTATCTCAGTCTGGCGGCGATGATCAGCCAGTTTTCCGATGCGTTCCTCAGCGTCTACAACGGTCATTAGCGAGCAGGGCAAGACATGGCGGAACAGAGCCGATCCAAGAAACTGAAGCGCCTCGTGGCCGTCCAGCGCCATCTGGAGCAGATGGCCGAGCAGGAACTGGCCGAGGCCAATCGCGTGCGCGCCGAGGTAGGGCACTCCATCGACCAGGTGGTGGATGCCATCGGCTCTATCGATGTGGTGCATATGGCTTTTGCCCAGCAATACGCCTGGCGGTTGGGTCGCCTGACGCTGCGCGACCAGCAGCTTGAGGGTATGCAGGCGCTTATCGAGATGAATGTGCTGAAGGAGCGGACCAAGGCGGACCGGCTCGAGGAGCATATGATGGATGCCCGCGCCGCAGAATTGCGTGAATCCGACGACAATGCGGTCTACGATATCATCGATCAGCGTTTTGCCGCCGTCGCACCAGCCTCCAGCAAGGTTCAAAAACCATAGTCGTCACGAGTTCATACGAAAGGAACGTGACGTGGCTATTTCGCCCCCCAGTGATCTGGTCCTGGATGTTGTAAGAGCAGCCGACCCGACAGACCTGCAGGCAGCGCAGGCCAAGCTTCAGGCCAACCGCGCAGCCTTTGCCGCCACCAGCCTTGCGGAAGCCGGTAACGGCTTTGCGTCGACTGTCGATGTTCTGAACAAGGCCGGTACGCAGGCGGGTCTCGCCAATGCCAACGAGCGGTCGACGACGGGCAAGGTGCCTGCCGCCTACCAGAAGTTCGAAGCCATGGTGCTGCAGAATTTCGTCAAGAACATCCTGCCGAACAGCGACACCCTCTACGGCAAGGGAACCGCCGGCGAAATGTGGAAGGGCATGATGGCCGAACAGCTCGGCAACACCATGGCCAAGGACGGCGGCGTCGGCATCGCAGCGAAGATGTACCACGAGCAGCTTTCCAAGACCCGGGGAACCGGCGCCGACCACGTCGAGACGAGCGACAACGACAAGCGGCAGGCACTCAGCATGATCGACGACTTCGAGCGCAAGACGTTCGGAACGCCGTCGGCAGAAAACGACAATACCGGTACGACCGTGACCAATCAGGATTCCCTGACGTCGCAGAAAGTGTAAGTGGGGCAAGGCTATGGAAATCATTTCGAACGACTACCGCATCAAGTCTGTCCTCGGCCGGCTGGAACTGATCATCGACAACGAGAACAACCGTATCGGCAAGGACGCGGAATTCGATCTGAAGGTCTCCAACGCCCACAAGAGCCGGTGCCTTTACGAACTCTCGATGCTGTTTCGCGATACCGACCCCGCTGAAATGGCTGCTGCCCATATCGAGCAGTTGCACGGCCTGAAGAAGAAGCTGGTGCTCAACGCGCGTCGAGTCGAAGCCCATCTGGAAGCCGTCCGCGCAGTGGCTGAAATTCTGAAGAATGCCGTGCAGGATGCGGATGCCGACGGCACCTATTCCCAGGAACAGTTCGCGGTGCGTCAGGCAGGATGATCAAGCTCGTCGCCACAGGCCTTTGGGTGTGCGTCGTCACCTTGGTGGCGGTCTACTTTTCCATCCAGATGGCGACAGCCCCGGCCGCAAGCCCGGATGCGAAGCCCTCTGCCAAGGAATTCGTCAAGGGCGAGTCGATCAATGTCCCGATCATTGGCGACACAGGCGTCAGCGGCTATTTCATCACCAAGATTTCCTACATGATGGACAAGGACAAGGCGAAGGATCTCGACACACCTTTGCCGGCCCTGACGACGGATGCATTGTTTACGCTGCTGGTCGGCAACAAGATGATCGACATGTCAAAGCCGAAGGCGTTCAACGTCGAAGCCTTTCGCGACGAGATCAAGAAGAACCTGAACGGCCACCTCGGCGGCGAGTATGTCGATAGCGTCGTGATCGAGCAGCTAGACTATCTCTCCAAGGACGAGGTGCGCGCCAACGAAGGCGCGCCGGTCAAGAAAAACATGAAGATGGTACCGATTGTCCCACCGGAGGCCCCGCCCGGCGGCGACGCGGTGAAGGCTGAGAAATAGCAAAAAACAAGGTGCTCGTCGTCGAAAGCTATTCGCCGTGACGGACCGTTAACCTTTTCTTTGCTATCGAAATTTACAATCGGTTAATCATCCGAATCTGCCGCCGATTGATCGACGGTCCTGTGCGCGAGATCGGCCGTCATGGTACAGAGCAATTCTAACAACAGCGTCTTCCAGCCCGATAACGAACGGCTCGACACCACCACCTTCGGCCGCCAATCCGGGCCCACTCAGGCCGAATTGCTGGATTTGCTGCAGCGGTCTCTGGCTGGCGAACCTTTTCCCGTTTCCGCGCCTCGCGCCCGCACCGTGCCGGAAGCGACAGTGCCACTTGCCCTGCGCATCCGCGAAATCCTGCGCACCGATGACAGCCGCGCGTCTCCTCCGGAGACGGACGAACCGGCGCCTCAATCCGTGGCGAGCGACGAGCCTGCGCCGCCCGAATCATCTGCGGTGGACGCCGCGTATTTCGATGCCGATCTACAGCCCCCGACCGAGTTCGTTCCGTCGCTGGTCGAACCGCTGAAGCGGCCGGCCATTTCCTGGGGATCTGCAGCCTTCATCCTGGCGGTCACGGCTGGCAGTGCCCTCGTGCCGACAATGCTTGCGACCCCGCCACATTACGCTGCCCAGTCCCGCCTGCAGTTTCTGGGCGCTGCCCGCACCACGCCCGGCTTCATGGAAGCGACCCTCCAGCGGATCACCTCGCAGCATGCGCTGGCGCAGATCGTGACGCGGCTGAAGCTCGATCATGACGCGGAGTTCAGCGGCGGAAAGGCGACGGCTTACAGCGTCGTCAGGGACCTTCTCACCGACAACGGAGCCGCAGCCGACAGTTTTTCGCGCGCCCAGCTTGCCCTCCAGCAAAGATTGACCATCGCTCCCGATCTGCAATCCGGCGCCGTTGCGCTTGTGGCGCGGTCGGAAGATCCGGCAAAGTCTGCCCGCATCGCCAACCTTCTTGCCGACATCTCCGTCCGCGACGCAGCGACCGATCCTTCGGCTACAGTGCCCGGTGCGGCCGAGCTTGCGCTTGAAAGCGACCGCAAGCGTTTCGACGACGCGACATCCGCCCTTGCGAATTTCAAGGCGGCTGCCGGTGATGAAAAGATTGCCGCCGCGACCGATCTGATGGCCAGCCGCGAAGCTCTCGGCAACCGGCTCGCTGCAGCCAGCGCCGCGGCCCAGGCAGCCTCTATCCGCCTGACAGCAGCCAAATCCGTCAGGATGGCCGACGTGCTCGATGGGGCGATTTCCCCCGACCTCGGCTCGCCTGCAGCGCTTGAGGACCTTCGCAATCGCTATGCAGCGGCGAGGAGCACACTCAGTCAGCTGTCGACGCAACTCGGCCCACGCCACCCGCGCCTGATCGCGGCTCAATCGAGCATCGATACCCTGGGGGCGTCGATCCTTGCCGAGATCCACAAGCTGGTGGTTGCCAGCGACGCCGAAATCAAGACGACCACGGCGGAGGTGAAGCAGTTGAAGGATCGCCTCGCCGAACTCGATGGCCAGAAGGTCGATGTCGATCTCGACGCATTCCGCCGGTTGCAGGAGAATGTCGAGACCGCAAGGCAGGCCTATGATGCAGCACTCACGGCATCGGAAGAAGCAGCCCCGCAATCGAAGCACTCCAAGGTTCCGCTGGCGCTGACCGCACCTGCCGTGCCCGCAGCAGCACCCCTCGATGACGACATGACATGGCGGAGCCTTCGCAGCGCGCTTGGTGGTCTTGCAATCGCTCTGGCGCTCGTCGTCGCCCGTCTGCTGGCCCGCAGATCGTTTGGACACCCATCGGCCGACAATAAGGCCGTCGATTTCGATACGGTCGATCTGCTGGTGGATTTTCCTCAGGATCGGGCCCCGGTTCGCGTGCCGCTGGATCAACCGCAGAAACGGTTTGACGCCGATGTCGCTGTTGCCAACGACCGCCCGGAACCGGTTGCCGAGCGCACCGAGCCCGACACAGCTCTGGCCGCAATCATCGACGATGTGGCGTTGCTGCGCGAAAGGGTCGCCAACTATGCTTCGCGGCGCCAGGCAACCGGCCGCTGAACAAGTTTTCCCGCCGTCTTGCAAATATCGTGTTTTGACATCATAGGGCGTAGACAGGCAAATCCCGGCTGCAGGGCAGGGCTAGATTGCCGCGGCATCGATATCCCGGGAGAATACGCGTGGCGACAGTAATCGACGGCAAGCAGGTGGCGGCATCAGTCATCGAGGCCGTGAAAGCGGCTGCATCCGTATTGGCCACGGAGACCGGCAAAAAGACCGGCCTTGCGGTTGTGATCGTCGGTGACGACGCCGCCAGCCACACCTACGTCGCCGCCAAGAGCCGCATGGCCAAGGAATGCGGTTTCAACTCCATCCAGCATACCCTGCCTCTGGAGACGAGCCAGGACGAACTCGCAACCCTGGTTGCCACGCTCAATGCAGATCCCGCCATCGACGGTATTCTGGTACAGCTGCCATTGCCGAAGCACCTGGATTCGAACGCGATCATCCAGTCCATCCTGCCTGAAAAAGATGTCGACGGCCTGCATGTCGTCAATGCCGGCAAGCTCGCTACCGGCGATCTCGCGACAGGACTGATCTCGTGCACGCCAGCCGGCTCTATGCTCTTCGTCCGACAGACCCACGGTGACGATCTGTCGGGTCTCAATGCCGTCGTCATCGGTCGCTCCAATCTGTTCGGAAAGCCGATGGCCCAGCTCCTGCTCAATGCGAATGCGACGGTCACCATCGCTCATTCGCGCACGAAGGATCTGGCCACCGTCTGCGCCCGCGCCGATATCCTGGTGGCGGCCGTCGGCCGGCCCGAGATGGTCAAGGCCGACTGGGTGAAGCCGGGCGCGACGGTGATCGATGTCGGCATCAATCGCATTGCCGCACCGGAGCGCGGGGAGGGCAAGACCCGGCTGGTCGGCGATGTCGCCTTTGCCGAATGCGCCGATGTCGCGGATGTCATCACACCCGTTCCGGGCGGCGTCGGCCCGATGACGATCGCCATGCTGATGGCAAATACGGTGATCGCCGCCTATCGCGGCGCCGGCCGGACCGCGCCGACATTCTAACGCAACATCAGGAAGCTGGTGCTGCCCCCGTGGATGCGCGCACGATAAGTTCGGCCTTCCAGAGTTCGTGTTCGGGGTAGGGGCCCTGGTTCTTGATCCCGCCGATCAACCGCTCCGCGACGCGGACGCCGGCTGCCCGCAGCGATGAACGGGTGGTCGTCAGCGGCACCGAGAAATTCTCCGGCTTCAGGAGCGCCAGCACGTCGTCATGGGCAATCAGCGAGATATCCTCGCCGAGCCGGAGGCCGGCCTGATTGACCGCGCGGATTGCCCCCAGCGCCAAAACGGTGCTGGAACAGAGGATGGCCGTCGGTCTTTCCGCCATCTGCAGGAAACGCTCCATCGCCACAAAGCCCTGTTCGTCGGTCATCGGCGTGTTGCTCGTACAGGTCTCGTCAAGCATCAGGCCGCGTTCGGAGAGCGCTGCGACCACACCGTTTTGCCGGCGCATGGCGAAGTCGAGATGGGCCGGCCCGTTCATCAATGCGAACCTCCGATGTCCGAGTTGCAGCAGCAGCCTTGCCGCATCGTAGAAGGCGGCCTCGTTGTCGATGTCGACGAACGGGTAGTCAGGCTCGCTGCCGAACGAGCGCCCGTGTACGACGAAGGGGATAGACAGAGATTTCAGCATGACGATGCGCGGATCGTCGGCCCGCATATAGGCGACGAACAGCGCATCGACGTTGCCGCTGACCGCGAGCCGCCGCAGGGCCGAAACTTCGTCTTCCGGATGGGCCGGCATGATGACGAGGTGAAAATCGTGCCGCAGCGCCTCTTCGCCAAGCCCTGTGAGAAATTCTCCGAAATGTACGTCGGATGGATGGCCGGGCGCTGTCGGCATGACGAGCCCGATCGAGCCTGCCTTGCCTGTGGCTAGCCGTTGGGCCGCCGTGTTCGGCCGGTAGCCGGTGTCGCGCACTGCGGCCAGCACCCTTTCGCGCGTCTCGCGGCTGACTTCCGGGTACCCGTTTAGGGCACGGCTGACGGTCGTCTGGGACAGGCCGAGCATTTGCGACAGCTGTTTCAGGTTCACACCGATGCCTCCCCATGCGCATTCCATACAGTGGACAGAGGGCCACCCAAACCTGGCAACTCCGCCCAAACGCCTCCCAAAGCGCTTTCAATTATGATGTCTTTGCCGTCCTTGACTCAAGAAAAATCGCGTCATATTTCGTTTATTCGATGTTGCAATGCGAGATTTCGCATCTGTAGTCGTCGTCTCGTAAAATCGCTTGACTCACGAGAGCCGCAGTAGAATGAATTCGCAAGCCAAAGCGCTTTGAGGATAGCATGTCACTCGCTGTTTTTGGGAGAGAGGCTTTTGGATCTTGTGATGGGAGGGTAATTCACATGAAGACATCATTTCTGATGAGCATCGCCTTGGCCGCAGTGATGGCTGGCAGCGTATCGGCCGCCGACCTGAAGTTTAAGCCGAATGAAGACTCCAAGTTCAACTGGAAGAGCTACGACACCTTCAAGACGGCCCATGCCGACCTGAAGGGCCAGACGCTCACCATCTTTGGACCTTGGCGTGGCGAAGACGAAAAGCTGTTCGCCAGCGTTCTCGCCTATTTTACCGAAGCTACCGGCATTGATGCGAAATACTCGTCGTCGGAAAACTACGAGCAGCAGATCGTCATCGACACCCAGGCCGGTTCGCCGCCGAATGTCGCGATCCTGCCGCAGCCGGGCCTGCTCGCCAATCTTGCCAGCAAGGGCTACCTCACGCCACTCAGCGACGACCAGGCCAACTGGGTGAAGACCAACTATGGCGCTGGCGATAGCTGGGTCAGCTACGGCACCTACAAGGGCAAGGACGGCAAGGATGCGTTCTACGCCTTCCCCTACAAGGCCGACCTGAAGTCGCTCGTCTGGTACGTGC from Rhizobium tumorigenes harbors:
- the flhA gene encoding flagellar biosynthesis protein FlhA, coding for MALPPSLPLPKVAPNFRDVGFAVGIVSMLCILFLPIPPFLIDMGLAFSIALSVLILMVALWIQKPLEFSSFPTILLIATMTRLALNIATTRVILSHGYEGDHAAGGVIAGFANLVMAGDFVIGLIVFLILITINFIVITKGATRIAEVGARFTLDAIPGKQMAIDADLSAGLIDEREAQRRRKELEEESSFFGAMDGASKFVRGDAVAGLIITSINIFGGIIIGYFRHGMPIGQAADVFVKLSVGDGLVAQMPALIISLAAGLLVSRGGTSGSTDQAVVNQLSGYPRALGVASGMMCLLAIMPGLPFIPFITLGGIMGAGAWFIPRQAEALNKLRRDAEEQKVSQSKDLEKDSVKNVLKTSEIELALGKIVSTRLLGAHQELAFRVGKMRKKFASQYGFVVPEIKVTDDISIADKSYQIRIHGTTIASNLLRVGEVLVVTGAGRKPTVPGDDIREPAFGMPAVSVLEAFTEDLKREGFQPIDNVSVVLTHMSEVIRNNLPALLSYKDVKILIDRLDPEYKKLADEICSSHMSYSGLQAVLKLLLAERVSIRNLHLILEAVAELAPHVRKTEQIVEHVRVRMSQQLCGDLADNGVLRVLRLGSKWDLVFHQALKRDPKGEIIEFDIDPRNLEEFSEQATRVIREFMDKGLPFVLVTSPETRSYVRMIIERLFATLPVLSHVELAKGIEIKILGAIS
- the fliR gene encoding flagellar biosynthetic protein FliR codes for the protein MITDPQGTVLALFLCFCRIGGCVMVLPGFSSARVPQQIRVLLAVALSMAVLPVLWDTIYPKASVAGPQYVMLIATESLIGVMYGMMARLYTLGLQFAGTIIAMMIGLTSPGGADPVEDGSETAISGVITFCGLMILFIMDFHHYIFRALIDSYTLIPFGGHIEMQATLISFTDTLQATTYIMLRLASPFLIYGLMFQVSIGFINKLAPQIPVYFISTPYLLMGGLFMLYLSLAAMISQFSDAFLSVYNGH
- a CDS encoding rod-binding protein, producing MAISPPSDLVLDVVRAADPTDLQAAQAKLQANRAAFAATSLAEAGNGFASTVDVLNKAGTQAGLANANERSTTGKVPAAYQKFEAMVLQNFVKNILPNSDTLYGKGTAGEMWKGMMAEQLGNTMAKDGGVGIAAKMYHEQLSKTRGTGADHVETSDNDKRQALSMIDDFERKTFGTPSAENDNTGTTVTNQDSLTSQKV
- a CDS encoding flagellar basal body-associated FliL family protein; translated protein: MIKLVATGLWVCVVTLVAVYFSIQMATAPAASPDAKPSAKEFVKGESINVPIIGDTGVSGYFITKISYMMDKDKAKDLDTPLPALTTDALFTLLVGNKMIDMSKPKAFNVEAFRDEIKKNLNGHLGGEYVDSVVIEQLDYLSKDEVRANEGAPVKKNMKMVPIVPPEAPPGGDAVKAEK
- the folD gene encoding bifunctional methylenetetrahydrofolate dehydrogenase/methenyltetrahydrofolate cyclohydrolase FolD; translated protein: MATVIDGKQVAASVIEAVKAAASVLATETGKKTGLAVVIVGDDAASHTYVAAKSRMAKECGFNSIQHTLPLETSQDELATLVATLNADPAIDGILVQLPLPKHLDSNAIIQSILPEKDVDGLHVVNAGKLATGDLATGLISCTPAGSMLFVRQTHGDDLSGLNAVVIGRSNLFGKPMAQLLLNANATVTIAHSRTKDLATVCARADILVAAVGRPEMVKADWVKPGATVIDVGINRIAAPERGEGKTRLVGDVAFAECADVADVITPVPGGVGPMTIAMLMANTVIAAYRGAGRTAPTF